A region from the Bacteroidota bacterium genome encodes:
- a CDS encoding tetratricopeptide repeat protein, whose product MQDFHPADTSTINKLNTASLNNLTKDPELSRADALKAIKLSEELKYKKGLGDGYTRLGILEKNIGNYDKALEYHKKSLAFRQGEGDVKATGKSYLNIGTVFNQTGDYDSSIFYLLKAVQIAESLNDQKQLADNTNNLAIAYKRNRDFQLAIKYHDQSLKIAEQLNDSLKIIRSYSNLGATFVETGEYRKSLGYLLYLINKRNSVPPDILADAYNNAGLAYQKGFVEKIDSALYYFKNAADIYSNLESTDLAAVIGNIGLLLFEQGNIKEGISNMEKSVALAQSFGAKELLKNNYQSLANAYQTTGQLEKSIDALNMYILYNDSVFNENKSKDIAELQTKYETAKKDKEIVKMDIENAIQSKRIQQQQLIIGAIVALVIILGLFFSRRQLRKKLEYEQYLNLERSRISSDLHDDIGSTLSSISMYSDVLNGAIKRKELNDAENYSTEIAETSRELLDKMGDLVWAVNPLNDSFDNLLIRVENFGYKLLESKNIEFVFNVAEKASEYELSVEGRHNLYMIMKEVINNAAKYSNASKVEVSISNSKKELQIVIRDNGIGFNALKNHDGNGLKNIRRRAKAINAELTVNSGVELGTSVIIKLNNDH is encoded by the coding sequence ATGCAGGATTTTCACCCTGCTGACACTTCGACCATTAATAAACTCAATACCGCCAGTTTAAATAATTTAACAAAAGATCCTGAATTATCGCGTGCAGATGCTTTAAAAGCAATAAAACTTTCTGAAGAATTAAAATATAAAAAAGGTTTAGGAGATGGTTATACCAGATTGGGTATTTTGGAAAAGAATATTGGTAATTATGATAAGGCTTTGGAATATCATAAAAAAAGTTTGGCATTCAGGCAAGGTGAAGGTGATGTAAAAGCAACAGGAAAAAGTTATTTAAATATTGGAACTGTTTTTAATCAGACAGGTGATTATGATTCCTCCATATTTTATTTACTTAAGGCAGTTCAAATAGCAGAATCCTTAAATGATCAGAAGCAACTTGCCGATAATACTAATAATCTGGCAATAGCATATAAAAGGAACAGAGATTTTCAACTTGCCATAAAATATCATGATCAAAGTTTAAAGATAGCAGAGCAATTAAACGATTCTCTCAAAATAATACGGTCCTATAGTAATTTGGGCGCCACTTTTGTTGAGACTGGCGAATATCGAAAATCGTTGGGCTATTTGCTATACCTTATTAATAAAAGAAATTCAGTACCTCCAGATATTTTGGCCGATGCATATAATAACGCAGGTTTGGCATATCAAAAGGGTTTTGTTGAGAAAATTGATTCTGCTCTTTATTACTTTAAAAATGCCGCCGATATTTATTCGAATTTGGAGTCAACAGATCTTGCAGCCGTGATCGGAAATATCGGTTTGTTATTATTTGAACAGGGAAATATCAAGGAAGGAATATCCAATATGGAAAAAAGTGTTGCCCTTGCCCAAAGTTTTGGAGCAAAGGAATTATTGAAAAATAATTATCAAAGCCTCGCCAATGCATATCAAACAACAGGGCAGTTGGAAAAATCAATTGATGCATTAAATATGTATATCCTTTACAACGATTCAGTTTTTAATGAAAATAAATCTAAAGATATTGCCGAGTTGCAGACAAAATATGAAACTGCAAAAAAAGATAAGGAAATTGTAAAAATGGATATTGAAAATGCAATTCAGTCGAAAAGAATACAACAACAACAATTAATTATTGGTGCAATTGTAGCATTGGTAATTATACTGGGATTGTTCTTTAGCAGACGGCAATTGCGCAAAAAACTTGAATATGAACAATATTTAAATTTGGAAAGGAGTCGCATTAGCAGCGACCTTCATGACGACATAGGTTCTACGCTAAGTAGTATAAGTATGTATAGTGATGTTTTAAATGGAGCTATAAAAAGAAAAGAACTAAATGATGCTGAAAACTACAGCACAGAAATTGCAGAAACTTCAAGAGAACTGTTGGACAAAATGGGTGACTTGGTATGGGCTGTAAATCCTTTAAATGATAGTTTTGACAACCTCTTGATAAGAGTTGAAAATTTTGGATATAAATTACTGGAATCTAAGAATATCGAATTTGTATTTAATGTTGCGGAAAAGGCATCTGAATATGAATTGTCGGTAGAGGGCAGACATAATTTATATATGATCATGAAGGAGGTGATAAATAATGCTGCGAAATATTCTAATGCCAGTAAAGTGGAGGTCAGCATTAGTAATTCTAAAAAAGAACTTCAGATCGTAATTCGGGATAATGGTATCGGCTTTAATGCCTTAAAAAATCATGATGGTAATGGATTAAAAAATATCAGGAGAAGAGCAAAAGCGATAAATGCAGAATTAACTGTAAATTCAGGGGTTGAATTAGGAACTTCAGTAATTATTAAACTAAATAATGATCATTAA